A single window of Zea mays cultivar B73 chromosome 10, Zm-B73-REFERENCE-NAM-5.0, whole genome shotgun sequence DNA harbors:
- the LOC100280194 gene encoding protein STICHEL-like isoform X1: MGTMFGACVGPSELHLRKELTALQKARCLQDPDTCSTWRSPLSSRSLVATSRITYNGGISSNLAPKHNESPCAPPNTDKKRRKVYLYNWRQNSYKSSESGMKIDEDVKQPSGDLSLDSPCKSNGVKSKGDAYLDPPASIYNVQSSTSCTPVKRIARRRNGVLSKKGAVRNQAIPKLSDLQVNSGEPSEDTENCNSEALEILRRGYLSHPASPLFAACGCVSSSNPSKLLKIGRREGSSFSCTPVSTSSYYRHVRRNTSTVGSWDARTATSLDGDESNQSAVLRSQRSHVPCYVSKRRKHQGSEGSNYSPSLSAILRRKGSSLICGSQTMHKKKKSFGSMKWAHSKKSAQGMPLLGNSCDFGSSSFDSSSDDLSTNIGELDMEASSRLDGKRWSSCRSQDGMDLSVHCADLHESDPRSLSQKYRPRAFPEIVSQNIAVQSLSNAITRERIAPAYLFQGPRGTGKTSTARIFSAALNCLTTGDNKPCGVCNHCTDFFSGKASNIKEVDASNRKSIGIIKHLLENLPPSAPLSRYKVFVVDECHMIPSKLWSAFMKFLDEPFPYVVFIFITIDPNNVPRAVVSRCQKYVFSKIKDIDTVCRLRKICVKENLDVELAALDLIALNSDGSLRDAETMLDQLSLLGKKITPSLVNDLVGVVSEEKLLDLLEIAMSGDTAETVKRSRELMDSGTDPMALMSQLAGLIMDIIAGTYKLADVACCNGSAVGGRSLTEAELERLQQALKILSDAEKQISLSSERPTWFTAALLQLGCGHSSDVNQQKGSTQEHHKVANDAMSEIARESSSRTFSHSLSAFGISKRTLDSKTISVHSSPQVLASHSSRLRLNDNLVYGECRSVDRVPLNSNQLNGNCSQQRALVNGISDSLAQVWIRCIENCHSKTLQHLLLDHGKLVSIRQFEGHATAFIAIEDCGIKSRAQRFLSSITNSLETVLKCNVEVKIGPLAELMDGEVTLEAGPNVRRYESDVLSCSSNSDRLKGALDSRRSSGHPDEVKKELETYKEVPIQTTKEPTIDDQRLESAWLQVTEKHTPGLVDQALHDQHQVLSQFSGNQHQRKSSMSLVVPSSHVDEDLAHQIEALKIVDSYGSQKHQSGRSESGFSVSPSRMHRKDDMVDCDKESVCSELGKSRCHGLFPCWKSQKPRGVKTKRHMRVKSSSSGRLV; encoded by the exons ATGGGGACTATGTTTGGAGCGTGTGTTGGCCCAAGTGAGCTTCACTTGAGGAAGGAACTTACTGCTTTGCAAAAGGCGCGCTGCTTGCAGGACCCTGACACTTGCTCAACATGGAGATCACCTTTGAGTTCTAGGTCACTGGTGGCAACTTCAAGGATTACATACAACGGTGGTATTTCTAGTAATTTAGCACCAAAGCACAATGAGTCACCTTGTGCACCTCCAAACACTGATAAGAAAAGAAGAAAGGTTTATCTCTACAATTGGAGGCAGAATTCTTATAAATCTAGTGAAAGCGGAATGAAGATAGATGAGGATGTCAAGCAACCATCTGGTGATCTAAGCCTGGACAGTCCATGCAAGTCTAATGGGGTAAAGTCCAAAGGTGATGCATATCTGGATCCTCCAGCCAGCATCTACAATGTTCAGAGTTCAACATCATGTACTCCTGTCAAAAGAATAGCTAGAAGGAGAAATGGTGTTTTGTCCAAGAAAGGAGCAGTCAGAAACCAAGCTATACCGAAGTTGTCAGATCTTCAGGTTAACTCTGGTGAGCCATCTGAGGATACTGAGAACTGCAACTCAGAGGCTCTGGAGATACTTCGAAGAGGCTACTTATCTCATCCTGCATCTCCGCTATTTGCTGCATGTGGTTGTGTCAGCTCTTCAAATCCTTCAAAACTACTGAAAATAGGTAGAAGAGAGGGATCTTCCTTTTCTTGCACACCGGTTTCTACTAGCTCCTATTACAGGCATGTAAGAAGGAACACCAGCACTGTTGGTTCTTGGGATGCTAGGACTGCTACTTCTCTTGATGGTGATGAGTCTAACCAATCAGCAGTTCTGAGAAGTCAGAGGTCGCATGTCCCTTGCTATGTATCaaagaggagaaaacatcaaggATCTGAAGGAAGTAATTATTCTCCTTCACTATCCGCTATACTTCGAAGAAAAGGTAGCAGCCTAATATGTGGGAGCCAGACAATGCACAAGAAGAAGAAATCATTTGGTTCAATGAAATGGGCACATTCGAAGAAGTCTGCTCAGGGAATGCCACTTTTGGGTAATAGCTGTGATTTTGGTTCGTCGTCATTTGATTCATCAAGTGATGATCTCTCAACCAATATAGGGGAGCTTGATATGGAGGCTTCAAGCCGGTTGGATGGGAAAAGATGGTCAAGCTGCAGAAGCCAGGATGGGATGGATCTATCTGTTCATTGTGCTGATCTGCACGAGTCAGACCCGAGAAGCTTGAGCCAAAAATATAGACCAAGAGCATTCCCAGAAATTGTTAGTCAAAATATTGCAGTCCAATCACTTAGTAATGCTATAACAAGGGAAAGGATAGCTCCTGCCTATCTTTTTCAAGGTCCTCGTGGAACAGGAAAAACATCGACTGCAAGGATATTTTCAGCAGCTTTAAATTGCCTTACTACTGGAGATAATAAACCCTGTGGGGTATGTAACCACTGCACTGACTTCTTCAGTGGAAAAGCTAGCAATATAAAAGAAGTTGATGCAAGTAACAGAAAGAGTATAGGCATAATTAAGCACTTGCTGGAAAATTTGCCGCCATCTGCGCCTTTGTCCCGGTACAAGGTGTTTGTTGTCGATGAATGCCACATGATACCTTCCAAATTATGGTCAGCATTTATGAAGTTTCTTGATGAACCATTTCCTTATGTTGTGTTCATATTTATTACAATCGACCCGAACAACGTACCTCGAGCAGTTGTATCACGTTGCCAGAAATATGTGTTCTCTAAGATCAAAGATATTGACACTGTGTGCCGGCTGAGGAAAATCTGTGTAAAGGAAAATCTTGATGTTGAGCTAGCAGCTTTGGATTTGATAGCTCTGAATTCAGATGGCTCGCTACGAGATGCAGAAACAATGTTAGATCAATTGAGCTTGTTAGGGAAAAAGATAACTCCTTCACTTGTCAATGATTTG GTTGGTGTTGTCTCGGAAGAGAAATTGCTTGATCTTCTGGAGATAGCTATGTCAGGAGACACGGCTGAGACAGTGAAAAGATCCAGAGAGCTGATGGATTCTGGCACTGATCCAATGGCATTAATGTCTCAGTTAGCTGGGCTCATCATGGACATCATTGCTGGCACCTACAAATTGGCTGATGTTGCTTGTTGTAATGGCTCAGCAGTTGGTGGTCGAAGTT TAACGGAAGCAGAGTTAGAAAGATTACAACAAGCATTGAAGATTCTTTCTGATGCTGAAAAGCAGATAAGCCTTTCAAGTGAGCGTCCCACGTGGTTTACTGCTGCCTTACTACAACTTGGGTGTGGTCATAGTTCAGATGTGAACCAACAAAAAGGCAGTACTCAAGAACACCATAAAGTAGCCAATGATGCTATGTCTGAGATAGCAAGGGAATCATCCAGCAGAACTTTTTCTCATTCATTATCTGCCTTTGGCATTTCTAAGAGAACGCTTGACTCCAAAACAATTAGTGTGCACTCGAGTCCTCAGGTCCTTGCCTCACATTCATCTCGGTTGAGACTGAATGACAACTTGGTTTATGGAGAGTGTAGGTCTGTTGATAGAGTTCCACTCAATTCTAATCAACTGAATGGCAACTGTTCCCAGCAAAGGGCCCTGGTAAATGGAATCTCAGATAGCCTTGCTCAGGTTTGGATAAGATGCATTGAGAACTGCCACTCGAAGACATTACAGCACCTACTTCTTGACCATGGGAAACTAGTATCAATCAGGCAATTTGAGG GCCACGCGACTGCTTTTATTGCAATTGAGGACTGTGGCATAAAATCTAGAGCTCAAAGATTTTTGAGTAGCATTACCAATTCACTTGAGACGGTACTGAAATGCAACGTGGAAGTCAAGATTGGTCCACTAGCAGAATTGATGGACGGAGAAGTAACATTAGAGGCTGGTCCTAATGTAAGAAGATACGAGTCTGACGTCTTGAGTTGCTCATCAAACAGTGACCGACTAAAGGGAGCTTTAGATTCAAGGAGAAGCTCTGGTCATCCTGATGAAGTAAAGAAAGAACTGGAAACGTACAAAGAAGTTCCCATCCAGACTACAAAAGAACCAACAATTGACGACCAGCGACTGGAAAGTGCATGGCTCCAGGTTACTGAGAAGCACACACCTGGTCTGGTGGATCAGGCACTACACGATCAACATCAGGTTCTGTCTCAATTTTCTGGCAACCAACACCAAAGGAAGTCCTCGATGTCCCTAGTTGTGCCCTCAAGCCATGTAGATGAGGATCTTGCTCATCAGATAGAAGCGCTGAAGATTGTTGACAGTTATGGTTCTCAGAAGCACCAGAGTGGAAGAAGTGAAAGCGGCTTTTCCGTTTCACCAAGCAGAATGCACAGGAAGGATGACATGGTTGATTGCGACAAAGAGAGCGT ATGCTCTGAGCTTGGAAAATCGAGATGCCATGGCCTTTTCCCTTGTTGGAAATCTCAAAAACCAAGGGGAGTAAAG ACGAAGAGGCATATGCGGGTGAAATCTTCTTCGTCTGGCAGACTTGTTTAA